In one Nicotiana tomentosiformis chromosome 6, ASM39032v3, whole genome shotgun sequence genomic region, the following are encoded:
- the LOC138894757 gene encoding uncharacterized protein gives MARKPNKNVITLIVESVLHLRDGDEDEEEEEEEEEEEEEEEEEENDESALAVRMKRTTDASSAAGSMMLHEAPPRTEDIPDKDLGRVLELSDIEDVSHRSQPAGDMTEEAFEPLRTEENAPGDSFGAAAIEDSPTFPAFSAGVIREAQDLGALDLDRPRDEEDPFRDLFTGIEDVADAGDEADLFHGMRQVLNQWQFIENNVLDPKISCIDTRKTLEDIHARGFDLAEEIKRAKELEADAEALVFDGDDDDDGSKGEPENGGDLDKEETAPDREV, from the exons atggctcgtaagccgaacaagaatgtcattaCTTTGATCGTGGAATCCGTTCTGCATCTAAGGGAtggagatgaagatgaagaagaagaagaagaagaagaagaagaagaagaagaagaagaagaagaagaaaatgatgagtCCGCGCTAGCGGTCCGAATGAAGAGGACCACCGATGCCTCATCggcggctggatcgatgatgctccatgaggctccgcctcgaactgaggatataccggATAAAGATTTGGGTAGAGTCCTCGAACTATCGGATATCGAAGACGTATCTCATCGGAGCCAACCGGCAGGGGATATGACTGAAGAGGCCTTCGAACCCCTTCGAACCGAGGAGAATGCTCCAGGcgattcatttggggcagcagcaatTGAGGATTCacctacctttcccgctttttccgcaggggtgattcgggaagctcaagatctgggagccctcgatctagacaggccccgcgatgaagaagatccctttcgtgacctgtttaccggcaTTGAGGACGTTGCCGATGCTGGTGATGAAGCGGATCTTTTTCACGGAATGCGGCAGGTTTTGAATCAG tggcagttcatcgagaacaatgttctcgatCCCAAAATAAGTTGCATCGATACGAG GAAAACTCTCGAGGATATCCATGCTCGTGGTTttgatctcgctgaagagataaaaagggccaaagaactcgaagccgatgctgaagctctggtttttgatggcgatgatgatgatgatgggagcaagggTGAACCCGAAAACGGGGGGGAtcttgataaagaagagaccgctcctgaccgagaagtttag